The Candidatus Sphingomonas colombiensis genome contains the following window.
AATATACATTATGTAAATCATGCCTTCGGTTTTGGATCGAGGATGAGGATATTCCCCTCCACCCGCCAGGATGCCAGTTGCGACAGAAAATTCATCCCGAGCACGTCCATGTCGCCAAATTCAGGCGCGACCACCACGGGAAGATCGCGAGCGACAATGCCGCCCAATTCCAGTAACGCTATCCGACCGCGCTGAGCTTGTACCGGCCCGTTCGCGGTTTCGATGGCGGCGGCAAACGGCCCGTCATCAATCGCAACATGCGTCGCCACGGCACTAGCCGTCGACAACGCCGTGGTCGTCGCGCCGCTGTCTATCAGCATTCGCCGCGCCACTCCGTTGATCCGCGCGGTCGCCCAGAAATGACCATCGCTCGCCATCGTGATGCGCACGGTTGAACCGACGACATGTTGGTCGCGCCCGAATAATGCGTCGCGCGTATCTTCCCAAATGGGTAGCAATCGATGGCGTTGTCCGACGATCACCAACCCCAGAGCAAAGATCGCTACCCACGCGAGCGCCATTTTCGCCGTTTGCCCCAATGGAACGCGCCGGCTGAGCAATGCCGACAATGGCAGCACGAGCATTATCGCGTAGAGTGCGATTTCCGCGCCATTGCTCATACGACGATCTCCATGCCGTCA
Protein-coding sequences here:
- a CDS encoding TIGR02281 family clan AA aspartic protease — its product is MALAWVAIFALGLVIVGQRHRLLPIWEDTRDALFGRDQHVVGSTVRITMASDGHFWATARINGVARRMLIDSGATTTALSTASAVATHVAIDDGPFAAAIETANGPVQAQRGRIALLELGGIVARDLPVVVAPEFGDMDVLGMNFLSQLASWRVEGNILILDPKPKA